In Bacteroides cellulosilyticus, the genomic stretch AAGCCAGTTAATATCCACTCAGGAGGCTGACATTCATCGTTACAGTCCCTATAGTTATGTTTGGCGTGTGCGCGTTTGGGATGAAACAGATGCGCCGTCCGAGTGGAGCCGTGAGGCGAAATTCCGTTTAGCTCCCGAAAGTTTATCTTCTGCAAAATGGATTGGCGCCATCACCCGTGAAGATGCCCGTCTGCCCGAAGGACGGAGATTTCATGGCGCAGAGTTGAAGAAGCCGGAAGTTAAAGCGGCCTGGGCGGCTGTGGACACATTGGCTAAGAAAAGCATTTGTCTGCGCCGGGAGTTCAGGACTGATAAGAAAGTGGTGGAAGCCACCGCATCAGTCTGTGGTCTGGGATTTTATGAATTCTCCCTGAACGGGAAGAAAGTAGGCGACAGTGAGTTTGCCCCGCTTTGGAGCGATTATGATAAAAGCGTGTATTATAATACGTATGATGTAACGGAATTGTTGCAGAAAGGTGAAAATGTCGCCGGTGTTTTGTTGGGTAACGGCTTTTATAATGTGCAGGGCGGGCGTTATCGTAAATTGCTGATAAGTTTCGGAGCTCCGACTCTTTTGTTTTCATTGGTCATTAATTATGAGGATGGAACGCGGGAGACAATCTATTCGGATAACGACTGGAAATACGATTTGAGCCCTATCACTTTTAATTGCATTTACGGGGGAGAAGATTATGATGCGCGCCGTGAACAGGAAGGATGGAATAAAATCGGTTTCAATGACAGGCAATGGCGTCCGGTAGTGGTTCAGGAAGCTCCGAAGGGAATGCTTCGTCCGCAGAAGGCGGCTCCGGTAAAGATTATGGAGCGCTATGACATTCAGAAGGTGACGAAACTTACGTCTGAACAGATTCTTTCTGCCTGTAAATCAACCAAAAGAACGGTCGATCCTTCTGCCTTTGTACTGGATATGGGGCAGAATCTGGCTGGTTTCCCGGAGATTACCGTGCGTGGAAAGCGGGGGCAAAAGGTCACTTTGATAGTTGCCGAGGCCTTGACCGATGAAGGTGCTTGCAATCAGCGTCAGACGGGACGCCAGCATTATTATGAATATACCTTGAAAGGTGAAGGCGACGAGACTTGGCATCCCCGTTTTTCTTATTATGGCTATCGTTACATCCAGGTGGAAGGGGCGGTGCTGAAGGGACAGAAGAATCCGGGAAAACTGCCTGTCTTGAAAAACATTCAATCGTGCTTTGTTTATAACTCGGCACGAAAGGTATCTACGTTCGAGTGTTCCAACCCCATCTTCAATGCGGCTCATCGTCTGATAGAGAAAGCTGTGCGCAGCAATATGCAGTCGGTGTTTACGGATTGTCCCCATCGTGAAAAGCTGGGTTGGCTGGAACAGGTGCACCTCAATGGCCCGGGCTTGCTCTATAATTATGATCTCACAGCCTTTGCCCCTCAGATAATGCGGAATATGGCAGATGCCCAGCATGCCAATGGAGCGATGCCTACGACTGCACCGGAATATGTGGTTTTTGAAGGTCCGGGAATGGACGCTTTTGCCGAATCTCCGGAGTGGGGAGGAGCTTTGGTCATTTTTCCGTATATGTATTATGAAACATACGGAGACGATTCACTGATAAAGAAATACTATCAGAATATGCGCCGCTATGTAGACTATCTCTCCACCCGCGCCGACCGCCATATCCTTTCTTTCGGCCTGGGCGACTGGTATGATTACGGGGATTTCCGTGCCGGTTTCTCCCGGAATACACCGGTTCCGTTGGTAGCCACGGCGCACTATTACATGAGCGTTGACTATTTAATTAAAGCGGCATCTATTGTAGGTAATGATTATGATGTCAGATATTACAGTTCTTTGGCATACGACATCATGGTTGCGTTTAATGAACGCTTTCTGAATCATGATACGGCACAATACGGCACGGGAAGCCAGTGCAGCAATGCATTGCCGCTTTTCCTCCGGCTCACTCAAAGCGCCGGACACCAGGGCATCTATGAAATGGATCATCGCCTGAACCGGAAGGTCTTCATGAACCTTGTGAAAGATGTGGAAGCCCATGGCAACCGGTTGACCACCGGTGATGTAGGCAACCGCTATCTGATCCAGACGTTGGCCAATTACGGTGCGGATGAACTTATCTATAAGATGTTCAACCACGAAGAAGCACCCGGATATGGCTTCCAACTCAAGTTTGGCGCCACAACTCTGACGGAACAGTGGGACCCCCGCCAAGGCTCTTCCTGGAATCACTTTATGATGGGACAGATTGATGAATGGTTTTTCAATTCGCTGGCCGGAATCCGTCCGTATGTTAAGAATGGATACCAGATTGTTGGCATTGCCCCGAAACCGGTTGGTGACTTGAAATATGTGAAATGCTCTTATGATACTCCTTACGGTGTGATAGCTGTAGACTGGACTCATGAGAGTGGAACGTTTACGTTGAATCTTTCTGTTCCGGTAAATACAACCGCAGTCGTTACCCTTCCCGGAGAGATAGCGCCGAAAGAAGTACAAAGCGGAACCTATCAATGGGTAGTGAACGAAAAATAATCAATAACAATATGACTATGAAACTCAGAATAACCCTTTTCTCCCTCTTCTGTTTTTGTGTAACTATTGCGCTCCGTGCGGAACGGGTGGATATGATTAAGGCAGGTGCGGCAACAGACGGGAAGTCCTTGAATACACGGCTGATAAACTCTACCATCGACCGCCTGAATGCCAATGGCGGAGGAACGCTTTACTTTCCCGCCGGAACTTATCTGACAGGAAGCATCCGTATGAAAAGTAACATAACCCTCGAACTGGAGGCAGGGGCCACCTTGCTGTTCTCCGATAACTTTGACGATTACCTGCCTTTTGTGGAGATGCGTTACGAAGGGGTGATGATGAAGAGCTTCCAGCCTTTGATTTATGCCGTAGACGCGGAGAACATCACCATCAAGGGAGAAGGAACTCTGGATGGCCAGGGCAAGAAGTGGTGGATGGAGTTCTTTCGCGTCATGATTGACCTGCGAGATAACGGCGTTCGCGATATAAATAAATACCAGCCGATGTGGGATAAGGAGAACGATACGAAGGCCATTTATGCTGATACGAACGAAGACTATGTCGGTACGCTGCAACGTCGTTTCTTCCGTCCTCCATTCATACAGACTGTCCGTTGTAAGGGAGTCAGAATAGAGGGTGTGAAGATTATCAATTCTCCATTCTGGACGGTGAATCCAGAGTTTTGTGAGAACGTGGTGGTAAAAGGAATCACCATTCATAACGTAC encodes the following:
- a CDS encoding glycoside hydrolase family 78 protein — translated: MVLKRYILLLLCLPCLAQAKNITVSRLTCEMQEGMVIVEGYPRLGWAMSSSENGTRQTAYQVEIREACTGRSVWNSGKVKSSQSQLISTQEADIHRYSPYSYVWRVRVWDETDAPSEWSREAKFRLAPESLSSAKWIGAITREDARLPEGRRFHGAELKKPEVKAAWAAVDTLAKKSICLRREFRTDKKVVEATASVCGLGFYEFSLNGKKVGDSEFAPLWSDYDKSVYYNTYDVTELLQKGENVAGVLLGNGFYNVQGGRYRKLLISFGAPTLLFSLVINYEDGTRETIYSDNDWKYDLSPITFNCIYGGEDYDARREQEGWNKIGFNDRQWRPVVVQEAPKGMLRPQKAAPVKIMERYDIQKVTKLTSEQILSACKSTKRTVDPSAFVLDMGQNLAGFPEITVRGKRGQKVTLIVAEALTDEGACNQRQTGRQHYYEYTLKGEGDETWHPRFSYYGYRYIQVEGAVLKGQKNPGKLPVLKNIQSCFVYNSARKVSTFECSNPIFNAAHRLIEKAVRSNMQSVFTDCPHREKLGWLEQVHLNGPGLLYNYDLTAFAPQIMRNMADAQHANGAMPTTAPEYVVFEGPGMDAFAESPEWGGALVIFPYMYYETYGDDSLIKKYYQNMRRYVDYLSTRADRHILSFGLGDWYDYGDFRAGFSRNTPVPLVATAHYYMSVDYLIKAASIVGNDYDVRYYSSLAYDIMVAFNERFLNHDTAQYGTGSQCSNALPLFLRLTQSAGHQGIYEMDHRLNRKVFMNLVKDVEAHGNRLTTGDVGNRYLIQTLANYGADELIYKMFNHEEAPGYGFQLKFGATTLTEQWDPRQGSSWNHFMMGQIDEWFFNSLAGIRPYVKNGYQIVGIAPKPVGDLKYVKCSYDTPYGVIAVDWTHESGTFTLNLSVPVNTTAVVTLPGEIAPKEVQSGTYQWVVNEK
- a CDS encoding glycoside hydrolase family 28 protein; its protein translation is MKLRITLFSLFCFCVTIALRAERVDMIKAGAATDGKSLNTRLINSTIDRLNANGGGTLYFPAGTYLTGSIRMKSNITLELEAGATLLFSDNFDDYLPFVEMRYEGVMMKSFQPLIYAVDAENITIKGEGTLDGQGKKWWMEFFRVMIDLRDNGVRDINKYQPMWDKENDTKAIYADTNEDYVGTLQRRFFRPPFIQTVRCKGVRIEGVKIINSPFWTVNPEFCENVVVKGITIHNVPSPNTDGINPESCRNVHISDCHISVGDDCITIKSGRDAQGRRLGVPCENITITNCIMLAGHGGVVIGSEMSGGVRKVAISNCIFDGTDRGIRLKSTRGRGGVVEDIRVSNIVMSNIKQEAVILDLKYSKMPLEPKSERTPIFRNVHISGMTVTDVKTPIKIAGLEEAPISDIVLRDIHIRGAGQKCVFEDCERITLDDVNVNGEEVKLK